The Porphyrobacter sp. HT-58-2 genome segment GCGACGATCTGGGCGACCGATCATCGTGCGGTGGTGGTCGCCGAAAGCGGCCATTCCTATGCCCTTATGGTCGACGGAATCGACGACATCACCACCGCAGTCGGCGAAGTCGGCCAAATTCCCGGCGGGTTCGGGGCGGAATGGTCGCGCGTTGCCACGGGCATGATCGAGACCATGGCAGGCCCTGCCCTGCTGCTTGATCTGCCCGCGCTGCTGGCCGGGCCGGACAGCCCGCACCGCGACAAGGAAGCGGCATGACCGTAACCGATCGTGCGCGGCTTTAATCCTATGCTTACCAGATCGACCTAGGTTCAGAGCTCAAACCGCAGGAACCGCCATGAAAACGTGCCTCGTCGTCGATGATTCCCGGGTGATCCGCAAGGTTTCGAGGCATATCCTCGAAACTCTCGGCTTTGCCGTGGAGGAAGCCGAAAACGGCAAGCTGGCGCTGGATGCCTGCGATGCGGCGATGCCCGATGTGGTGCTGCTCGATTGGAATATGCCGGTGATGACGGGGATCGAATTCCTCGGCCATCTGCGCCAGCGTCCCGGCGGCGATCAGCCCAAGGTGGTGTTCTGCACCACCGAGAATGATGTCGCGCACATCCGTCAGGCGATCAGCGCAGGGGCCGACGAATATGTAATGAAGCCCTTCGATCACGAAACCTTGCAGATCAAGTTGCAGCTTGTCGGGTTTGCGTGAGCGCTCCGACCTCTCCTTCGCGCCTGCCTCCGGCTCCGGATGGCAGCGCCCGGCGCGTCCCTGACAGAAGCGGCGGCGCACTACCCGCGATCCGGGTGATGATCGTCGATGATTCGCTGACCGTCCGCACGATCTTCAAGCGCATGGTGGAAAGCGACGCGGCGATGGTGATCGCCGGCACGGCCAGCAGCGCAGAAGGCGCGCTGGCACAGCTGGCCGCTACGCCCGCCGACGTGGTGCTGCTTGATCTGGAAATGCCCGGCATGGGCGGGCTTGGCGCTCTGCCTGCGATCCTCGCAACGCCCGGTCGCCCGCAGGTGCTGGTGGTGTCGTCGCTGACGATGGACGGGGCGGAACACACGCTCGCTGCGCTGGGGATGGGGGCGGCGGACACGCTGCTGAAGCCGCGACCGGGCGGGTTCACCGATGAATATCGCACCCAGTTGCTCGGCAAGATTCGCGCGCTCGGCTGGCACCATGCCGAAACGGCTGCCGCCAGCCCGGGCGGGGGTCAGACCATGCGCCAGACACCGCAGACCGGCGCACCGAGCTTCGTGCGGCCTGGGATTGCCGCGTGCGGCCGCCGGCCTGACGTGATCGCGATCGGCGCTTCGACCGGCGGGATCCACGCGCTCGGCCTGATGCTGCGCCAGATGGGGCCGGGGTTCGATCTGCCGATCCTTA includes the following:
- the cheB gene encoding chemotaxis-specific protein-glutamate methyltransferase CheB: MSAPTSPSRLPPAPDGSARRVPDRSGGALPAIRVMIVDDSLTVRTIFKRMVESDAAMVIAGTASSAEGALAQLAATPADVVLLDLEMPGMGGLGALPAILATPGRPQVLVVSSLTMDGAEHTLAALGMGAADTLLKPRPGGFTDEYRTQLLGKIRALGWHHAETAAASPGGGQTMRQTPQTGAPSFVRPGIAACGRRPDVIAIGASTGGIHALGLMLRQMGPGFDLPILITQHLPGSFMPVFARQIETACGRPAEIAADAMVLTPGRILIAPGHGHLTLRRKGAELVTRICTEPSPSGCMPSVDPMLASLADACEGRALGVILSGMGRDGALGAQALVDAGGAIFAQDADTSAVWGMPGAVARAGLASLIAPPDRLGDAVMARTGAAPAPTAAALR
- a CDS encoding chemotaxis protein CheW: MTGELLVIARIAGRSCALSALEVKSVIEIGAVTPIPRAPAWIAGITALRSQALTVIDCRRALGLEATIWATDHRAVVVAESGHSYALMVDGIDDITTAVGEVGQIPGGFGAEWSRVATGMIETMAGPALLLDLPALLAGPDSPHRDKEAA
- a CDS encoding response regulator — protein: MKTCLVVDDSRVIRKVSRHILETLGFAVEEAENGKLALDACDAAMPDVVLLDWNMPVMTGIEFLGHLRQRPGGDQPKVVFCTTENDVAHIRQAISAGADEYVMKPFDHETLQIKLQLVGFA